One Rosa chinensis cultivar Old Blush chromosome 5, RchiOBHm-V2, whole genome shotgun sequence genomic region harbors:
- the LOC112166109 gene encoding zinc finger protein BALDIBIS yields MMSSEDGLSVPSTISGGFLHQEPNPNPSPNPNMSNPALKRKRNLPGTPDPDAEVIALSPKSLMATNRFVCEICNKGFQRDQNLQLHRRGHNLPWKLKQRSKLEVIRKKVYVCPEKSCVHHEPSRALGDLTGIKKHFSRKHGEKKWKCEKCSKKYAVQSDWKAHSKICGTREYRCDCGTLFSRKDSFITHRAFCDALAAEESARFGSTSTATNINVPSFMNGSITNNQPHHHQQQQQQARNIPHFLPIFQHQQQPEFSGSGHLSAVNLGLPEMVQTASSMDMFGPSSSQNQWLNKFPEASFTNGNLSMSSLMSTRGHKEEEDSKANLNLSGTMSSSSFYNNNQSLGHMSATALLQKAAQMGSTTSNNSDVIPAAFGFMNSSPYSHNKNDENFNVLLNSLSPSTQIGDGSSSLFSTSFLSNKINHLNHMMNLPLASSSSTTTVNETEKSSLTRDFLGVGGVTGVPFFQQELGAANLASMGSAMDHLTQYSSNTSGATQQ; encoded by the exons ATGATGTCATCGGAAGATGGGCTTTCAGTTCCCTCGACTATTAGTGGAGGGTTTCTTCATCAGGAGCCAAATCCGAACCCTAGCCCTAACCCTAATATGAGTAATCCGGCACTCAAGAGGAAGCGAAATTTACCCGGAACTCCAG ATCCAGATGCAGAAGTTATAGCTTTGTCCCCAAAATCTCTAATGGCCACAAACCGATTTGTTTGCGAAATCTGCAACAAAGGCTTCCAGAGGGACCAGAACTTGCAACTTCACCGACGCGGCCACAACCTTCCATGGAAGCTGAAACAAAGATCGAAGCTCGAAGTGATTCGAAAAAAGGTCTACGTCTGCCCCGAGAAGAGTTGCGTGCACCACGAGCCTTCACGGGCTCTCGGAGACCTCACCGGAATCAAGAAGCACTTCAGCAGAAAGCACGGTGAGAAAAAATGGAAGTGCGAGAAATGCTCGAAGAAGTACGCAGTCCAGTCAGATTGGAAAGCACATAGCAAGATTTGCGGGACTAGAGAGTATAGATGTGACTGTGGCACACTCTTTTCCAG GAAAGATAGCTTCATAACTCATAGAGCTTTCTGTGATGCATTAGCGGCTGAAGAAAGCGCAAGGTTTGGTTCAACTTCAACAGCCACGAACATTAATGTTCCGAGCTTCATGAATGGATCTATTACAAATAATCAgcctcatcatcatcaacaacaacaacaacaagcgAGGAACATCCCCCATTTCTTACCAATCTTCCAACATCAGCAGCAGCCCGAATTCTCGGGCTCAGGTCACCTCTCTGCAGTCAACTTAGGCTTGCCTGAAATGGTGCAAACGGCGTCGTCAATGGATATGTTCGGACCCTCTTCCTCACAGAACCAGTGGCTCAACAAGTTCCCCGAGGCATCATTTACGAACGGGAATCTCTCGATGTCGTCATTAATGTCGACACGGGGACACAAGGAGGAGGAAGACTCCAAAGCAAATTTAAATTTGTCCGGAACGATGAGTTCGAGCTCTTTCTATAACAATAATCAAAGTCTAGGTCACATGTCAGCGACCGCACTCTTGCAAAAAGCTGCTCAAATGGGATCTACAACGAGCAACAACAGCGACGTCATTCCAGCGGCCTTTGGCTTCATGAACTCTTCACCATACAGCCACAACAAGAACGATGAGAATTTCAATGTATTGCTCAACTCCCTATCTCCTTCAACTCAAATAGGAGACGGGTCTTCGTCATTGTTTTCGACTTCATTCTTGAGCAACAAGATCAATCATCTAAATCACATGATGAATCTGCCTCTAGCAAGCAGTAGTTCTACTACTACAGTGAATGAGACCGAGAAGAGTAGCTTAACGAGGGATTTTCTCGGAGTAGGTGGAGTTACTGGTGTACCCTTCTTTCAACAAGAGCTAGGTGCAGCAAATTTAGCTTCAATGGGTTCAGCTATGGATCACTTGACCCAGTACAGTAGCAATACTAGTGGTGCTACTCAGCAATGA